In the bacterium genome, GACGCTATCCCATTGGGCCTCATCCATGCGCACCAGCAAGGCATCGCGGGTGATACCGGCGTTATTGACAAAAATATCGAGTCGCCCCCATGCGGCCATGGCCTCCTCGACCAGGGCTTCAGCATCAGCCCATTTGCTGATGTCGCTGCGGATGGCCAGACTCCTGCAGCCCAAAGCGGCCACCTCAGCCGCTGTGGCTTCTGCGCCGACCAGGTCGATATCGGAGACTGCGACGTCCGCTCCAGCCGCCGCCAAACGCAGGACGATGGCCTTGCCGATGCCCCTGGCGCCACCGGTAACGATAGCCGTTTTGCCATGCAAATCGATCAAGGTTTTCTCCTCAGATAAAGCGATCCATATCCTTCAGACTGCCGACTGAATGAACCACCGCATCGGGCGCGATCTTTTTAATAAGTCCGGCAAGGACCCGCCCCGGCCCGATCTCGACGAACTCCTCCGCTCCGTCCGCGATCATCCGCTCCACCTCCGCTGCCCAAAGGACAGAGCGGGTGAGTTGCTCTTCGAGGAGACGGCGAATTTCCGCTGCATCCCGGCAGGCCTCCGCGGTGACATTGCTGTAAACCGGCACAGACGGTTGATTGAAGGGCGCTGCGGCGAGCGCCAACGCCAGTTCGTCGCGCGCCGGCGCCATCAGGGGCGAATGAAACGCTCCGCTCACCGCCAGCGGAATGGTTCGCCGTGCTCCGGCGGCAAGGGCCAGCGCCATGGCTTTCTCGACACCGGCTCGGCTCCCGGAGATTACCATCTGTCCCGGTGAGTTGAAATTGGCGATCGCAACCACCCCGGCTGCCGCAGCCGATTCGCATATCGCAGCAAGTTGCTGAAAATCAAGACCCAGGATTGCAGCCATCATCCCCGGCTGCAGCGCCGCCGCCCGGTTCATCGCCTCCGCGCGCACCTGCACCAGTCTCAACCCCGCCGCAAAATCGAGCGAACCGGCAGCCGCAT is a window encoding:
- the fabD gene encoding ACP S-malonyltransferase, whose product is MGKRAFVFPGQGSQEVGMGRDLFESEGAVRALYEEAGVLLGFDLAQISFSGPEEELRLTRITQPALYVHGFALQQLLRARGVAPQMTAGHSLGEFTAHAAAGSLDFAAGLRLVQVRAEAMNRAAALQPGMMAAILGLDFQQLAAICESAAAAGVVAIANFNSPGQMVISGSRAGVEKAMALALAAGARRTIPLAVSGAFHSPLMAPARDELALALAAAPFNQPSVPVYSNVTAEACRDAAEIRRLLEEQLTRSVLWAAEVERMIADGAEEFVEIGPGRVLAGLIKKIAPDAVVHSVGSLKDMDRFI